A window of Halalkalibacillus sediminis contains these coding sequences:
- a CDS encoding S8 family peptidase, whose translation MKKHFLSYTVLIASMIIALFIVSGNHGVNAGNNVHIDPKLEEALEKDLNVYEVIVSYRQTDPLSDQQVDALHSIGIETGLVMDSLPMAGVLATKSQIDELSNQDDVLSIYLNEELEYFNEESNDITGVEKLRTDSELQKENGGFPFTGEGIGVVVNDSGVDGLHKDIEYPDHLVQNVMASTNLNALDPELLPVTYTEDVANTDSNSGHGTHVAGTVGGTGAQSGGKYEGVAPGADLIGYGSGAALFVLDGIGGFDYAIANQSQYDIRVITNSWGSSGDFDPHHPINIASKAAYDRGITVLFAAGNEGPGENTHNPYAKAPWVISVGAGAKDGTLADFSSRGTKGVGGEFDLDGETWNWVDEPTVVAPGVDIISTKTESPLNALSAEKDLEMIDTAHLPYYTTMSGTSMATPHVAGITALLLEADPSLSPDEIKAILQETATNMPGYESWEVGAGYVNAYAAIDSVVFGKEYGSTLNMNQEFNSSVDTTNTRDKFTVDYNPLTFTSDNNHTFDVESGVSSLTARIDGKGILEETGNPVNLVLVDPDGEEHSSGVSLLFPLYTDRVVQISDPMPGTWELKVVGLKGDEINPIGVGLPEEVEGTLSFKSVTGYSGLDDIEGNEAEEAIKMAVSNRLVDGFHDKRFLPNQKLKREDLARYLVMGAAIRQNLNSVDEVSDVSKELTPYASALVSKGAALKDRAQKFDGVMKLKDGEFKGSDHVTRAELAYSLVQALGLQDKAEEFSGEVTAYYKDERVEVLDQDQIPEALKGHVQLAIDLNILNVQFESTQGEYDLEPTIVAHFEPEKEVTRADYAVGITRHHEAFYQ comes from the coding sequence ATGAAAAAACATTTTCTGTCCTATACGGTTTTAATTGCATCTATGATTATCGCCCTGTTTATCGTAAGTGGTAATCATGGGGTGAATGCTGGAAATAATGTTCATATTGATCCGAAATTAGAAGAAGCTTTAGAGAAAGATTTGAATGTTTACGAAGTGATCGTTTCCTATCGCCAAACCGATCCTTTATCTGACCAACAAGTCGATGCATTGCATAGCATCGGTATTGAAACAGGATTGGTTATGGATTCTCTTCCGATGGCAGGCGTTTTAGCAACAAAATCTCAAATCGATGAACTTAGTAACCAAGATGATGTACTTTCTATCTATTTAAATGAAGAACTTGAATATTTCAATGAAGAGTCAAACGACATAACGGGAGTAGAAAAATTAAGGACTGATTCTGAATTACAAAAAGAAAATGGCGGGTTCCCATTCACAGGTGAGGGAATTGGCGTAGTAGTGAATGATAGTGGTGTAGATGGTTTGCACAAAGATATCGAATATCCAGACCACCTCGTCCAAAATGTGATGGCATCAACCAATTTGAACGCTTTGGATCCTGAATTGCTTCCAGTCACATATACTGAAGATGTCGCGAATACTGACTCCAACTCTGGTCATGGTACACACGTAGCGGGCACTGTCGGTGGTACAGGAGCTCAGTCAGGTGGAAAATATGAAGGAGTAGCACCAGGAGCTGACCTTATAGGATATGGCTCAGGAGCAGCACTTTTTGTCCTAGATGGAATTGGTGGCTTTGATTATGCAATCGCCAATCAATCACAATATGACATACGCGTCATTACGAACTCTTGGGGCTCCAGCGGCGATTTCGACCCTCACCATCCAATAAACATTGCGAGTAAAGCAGCCTATGATCGTGGCATAACTGTCCTGTTCGCAGCAGGTAACGAAGGCCCAGGAGAGAATACACATAATCCATACGCAAAAGCACCGTGGGTCATCAGTGTGGGTGCAGGAGCTAAGGATGGCACTTTAGCCGACTTTTCCTCTCGTGGAACAAAGGGTGTAGGTGGAGAGTTTGATCTTGATGGCGAAACGTGGAATTGGGTAGATGAACCTACCGTTGTGGCGCCAGGAGTCGATATCATTTCAACTAAAACGGAATCACCACTGAACGCCTTGAGTGCTGAAAAGGATCTTGAAATGATTGACACAGCCCATCTTCCTTATTACACCACAATGAGCGGAACTTCCATGGCCACCCCACATGTAGCGGGAATTACAGCATTATTACTAGAGGCGGATCCTAGTTTGTCGCCTGATGAAATCAAAGCCATACTACAAGAAACAGCTACCAATATGCCGGGTTATGAGAGCTGGGAAGTTGGAGCAGGATACGTAAATGCCTATGCAGCTATAGACTCTGTAGTATTTGGTAAAGAATACGGTAGCACATTAAACATGAATCAAGAATTCAACAGCTCAGTTGATACAACAAATACAAGAGATAAATTTACTGTTGACTATAATCCTTTAACATTTACCTCAGATAACAACCATACTTTTGATGTGGAATCTGGAGTCAGCAGCTTAACTGCCAGAATTGATGGAAAAGGAATTTTAGAGGAGACTGGAAATCCAGTCAATCTGGTTTTAGTCGATCCAGATGGCGAAGAGCATAGTTCAGGGGTTTCTCTTTTATTCCCTCTTTATACGGATCGGGTTGTACAAATTTCAGATCCTATGCCTGGAACTTGGGAATTGAAAGTCGTTGGTTTAAAAGGGGACGAAATCAATCCGATTGGAGTAGGCTTGCCAGAAGAAGTTGAAGGAACTTTATCTTTCAAATCTGTTACAGGTTATTCCGGCTTGGATGATATTGAAGGAAATGAAGCTGAAGAAGCGATCAAAATGGCCGTATCTAATCGTTTAGTAGATGGTTTTCACGATAAAAGATTTCTACCAAACCAGAAATTAAAACGCGAAGATCTAGCACGCTACCTTGTAATGGGAGCTGCTATAAGACAAAACTTAAATTCTGTAGATGAAGTTTCAGATGTTTCAAAAGAACTTACCCCATATGCTTCAGCATTAGTTTCTAAAGGAGCAGCATTGAAAGACAGAGCACAGAAATTTGACGGAGTGATGAAACTGAAAGATGGCGAGTTCAAAGGGAGTGACCATGTCACACGTGCAGAACTTGCTTACTCTCTAGTTCAAGCACTTGGCCTACAAGACAAGGCCGAGGAATTCTCCGGAGAAGTAACCGCATATTATAAAGATGAACGCGTTGAAGTCCTTGATCAGGATCAAATCCCTGAAGCTCTGAAGGGTCATGTTCAACTAGCAATCGATTTAAACATCCTCAATGTGCAATTTGAATCGACTCAAGGTGAATACGACTTAGAGCCGACAATAGTGGCCCACTTCGAACCTGAAAAAGAAGTGACACGTGCGGACTATGCAGTTGGTATAACGCGTCACCACGAAGCTTTCTACCAATAA
- a CDS encoding GNAT family N-acetyltransferase gives MFEHKIDEDLSLRLIEYGDEEEVFRLIDGARDYLREWLGFVDITKSVDDTKRFIDACKKGYADSKNKNVVILFRGEIVGVGGFNDLDWTNRIAKMGYWLSEKYQGQGIITRVARALTDYALDELKMNKVEIRAAEGNVKSRAVPERLGYVKEGRIRAAERLYDHYVDHIVYGMLAEEWKKGM, from the coding sequence GTGTTTGAGCATAAAATCGATGAGGATTTGAGTTTGCGTCTGATCGAGTATGGGGATGAAGAAGAAGTGTTTCGACTGATCGACGGGGCGCGTGATTATTTGCGGGAATGGCTCGGGTTTGTGGATATCACGAAGAGTGTCGATGATACGAAGCGTTTTATCGATGCGTGTAAGAAGGGCTACGCTGACAGTAAAAATAAGAATGTCGTCATTTTATTCCGTGGAGAAATTGTGGGCGTCGGTGGGTTCAATGATTTAGATTGGACGAACCGGATTGCTAAGATGGGGTACTGGTTGAGTGAAAAATATCAGGGCCAAGGAATTATCACTCGCGTGGCGCGGGCTTTGACTGATTACGCGTTAGATGAGTTGAAAATGAATAAAGTTGAGATCCGTGCAGCTGAAGGAAATGTGAAGAGTCGTGCTGTGCCGGAGCGACTCGGCTATGTCAAGGAAGGACGCATCCGGGCAGCAGAGAGGTTGTATGACCATTACGTCGATC
- the rpiB gene encoding ribose 5-phosphate isomerase B, translating into MKVILASDHGGVNIRKEIASLLEEMNIEFEDMGCNCEGSVDYPDYAIPAAERVANGEFERGIVVCGTGIGISISANKVKGVRCALAHDVFSAKMCRQHNNANMLALGERVIGSGLARELAKTFLESEFEGGRHENRVNKITAYEDK; encoded by the coding sequence ATGAAAGTAATTTTAGCGTCCGACCACGGTGGCGTGAATATCCGAAAAGAAATTGCGTCGCTATTGGAAGAAATGAATATCGAATTTGAAGATATGGGATGTAACTGCGAAGGTTCAGTGGATTATCCGGACTACGCGATCCCAGCAGCTGAACGTGTTGCAAATGGAGAATTTGAACGAGGTATCGTCGTGTGTGGCACAGGAATCGGAATTTCGATTTCTGCGAATAAGGTCAAAGGCGTTCGTTGTGCCTTGGCGCATGATGTGTTCAGTGCGAAAATGTGCCGTCAGCATAACAATGCGAACATGTTAGCTTTAGGTGAACGCGTCATCGGTTCAGGACTAGCTCGTGAGCTAGCTAAGACATTCTTAGAATCAGAATTCGAAGGTGGACGTCACGAGAACCGTGTGAATAAGATTACAGCCTACGAAGATAAATAA
- a CDS encoding response regulator → MIHVYLVDDHAVLRDGLKNVLEAEATIRVVGESSAEENLIDRLKETKPDIVILDINMPERNGIEVLKEIKEVLPSVKVMILTMFSQEDYFYQAIELGAEGYLLKDAPTSRVIEAILVINRGESYIHSIMTKKLIDLHQQKKKSPNKSEELSEREKEVLQLLVEGLSNKEIANKLFISDKTVKIHVSKIYKKLKVKSRSQVIIYAVQHKLVSLPPSIE, encoded by the coding sequence ATGATCCATGTTTATTTAGTCGATGACCATGCGGTATTGAGGGATGGTTTGAAAAATGTATTGGAAGCAGAAGCGACGATTCGAGTTGTAGGTGAATCCTCTGCCGAAGAAAACCTAATCGACCGACTTAAGGAAACCAAACCGGACATAGTGATTCTTGATATTAATATGCCTGAGCGTAATGGAATCGAAGTCCTTAAAGAAATAAAAGAAGTCCTCCCATCTGTTAAAGTTATGATTCTGACAATGTTTAGTCAGGAGGATTATTTCTATCAAGCAATTGAACTGGGGGCAGAAGGCTACTTATTAAAGGACGCACCAACGTCCAGAGTCATTGAAGCAATTCTCGTGATCAACCGTGGAGAATCGTATATCCACTCTATAATGACAAAAAAACTAATCGATCTGCACCAACAGAAGAAGAAATCACCTAATAAATCGGAAGAACTATCTGAAAGGGAAAAGGAAGTCCTCCAGCTGCTCGTAGAAGGCCTATCCAATAAGGAAATTGCCAATAAACTTTTCATATCGGATAAAACGGTCAAGATTCATGTGAGTAAAATTTATAAAAAGCTGAAAGTGAAAAGCAGGTCTCAAGTCATTATTTATGCCGTACAACATAAGCTCGTCTCACTCCCTCCCAGTATAGAATAA
- a CDS encoding L-threonylcarbamoyladenylate synthase — translation MSEPRETKVWQVNQHEHLMHDPKIKEAANWLRNGKLVAFPTETVYGLGADATDERAVAQIFEAKGRPADNPLIVHIGHRQTIGDYVKKVPDHATKLMDEFWPGPLTIILEAEKEFADNVTAGLDTVGIRMPNNSHALALLQVSRIPVAAPSANRSGKPSPTTADHVYDDLNGRIDGIVDGGRTGVGLESTVIDCTSDVPVILRPGGVTREDIESVLGEVEVAHEEDEKPKSPGMKYKHYAPDSPVWLVEGGVEKMRKTYEDLRAEGQTVGLMISQELADELGVDSELILGSRENVTDLTGHLYDTLRKVDTMAVDVVLAESFSREGIGEALMNRLERAATKII, via the coding sequence ATGAGTGAACCACGCGAAACGAAGGTGTGGCAAGTGAATCAGCACGAGCACCTGATGCATGACCCGAAAATAAAAGAAGCGGCGAACTGGTTGCGCAATGGGAAGTTGGTAGCTTTTCCAACCGAGACCGTTTACGGATTAGGTGCTGATGCTACCGATGAACGTGCTGTTGCACAGATCTTTGAAGCGAAGGGACGACCGGCGGATAACCCACTGATCGTTCATATCGGCCATCGTCAAACCATTGGTGATTATGTAAAAAAAGTCCCGGATCATGCGACAAAGTTGATGGATGAATTTTGGCCAGGACCACTGACAATTATCTTAGAAGCGGAAAAAGAATTTGCTGATAACGTGACAGCTGGGCTCGATACCGTGGGAATTCGTATGCCGAATAATTCCCACGCTTTAGCACTGTTGCAAGTAAGTCGTATTCCGGTCGCTGCCCCAAGCGCGAACCGTTCAGGGAAACCAAGCCCGACCACAGCTGATCATGTTTATGACGATTTGAACGGACGGATTGATGGAATCGTCGATGGTGGAAGAACCGGCGTCGGCTTGGAGTCGACCGTGATCGATTGTACTTCAGATGTCCCGGTGATCCTTAGGCCTGGCGGTGTGACTCGTGAAGATATCGAGTCTGTTTTAGGTGAAGTCGAGGTCGCTCACGAAGAAGATGAAAAGCCTAAATCACCCGGCATGAAATATAAACATTACGCCCCGGACAGTCCCGTTTGGCTGGTCGAAGGCGGTGTGGAGAAAATGCGAAAGACATATGAAGATTTGCGAGCGGAAGGCCAGACGGTTGGATTGATGATCAGCCAGGAGCTAGCAGATGAACTAGGGGTAGACTCTGAATTGATTCTAGGATCCCGTGAAAATGTGACCGATTTGACGGGTCACCTTTATGACACTCTTCGAAAAGTCGACACGATGGCTGTAGATGTCGTTCTTGCAGAATCGTTTTCTCGCGAGGGAATCGGAGAAGCCTTGATGAACCGATTAGAACGAGCAGCAACGAAAATTATATAA
- a CDS encoding S8 family serine peptidase: MKKFLFLTLSLLITLGVGLKFTVQSQATDLNESKIDENLLGILDETDRPVEVIIAFNESEQEKRMSLLENLSIETAVVFNELPMAGALVTKQHIEELSHLDSVRSVYFNKSLEYENDDSTDLTGVNEVRTDSEFQKSNDGLPITGKDVGVVVNDSGVDGTHEDHKLGSNLVQNAVGSLNLNSTVGIFPVTYVEDVPNSDSSSGHGTHVSGTVGGTGAKSGGKYEGVAPGANLVGYGSGAAIAMLDILGGFDYALTHQREYNIRVITNSWGDTGDAGNPFDPEDPVNIATKKLYDRGILTVFSAGNSGPDADSISGNYKKAPWVVTVAAGKKNGELTDFSSRGAEDGGGTEMVDGEAWEWVDQPTVTAPGENIISTRVIGTLSALSATDDAEFISPAHLPYYTTMSGTSMAAPHVAGIAALLFEADPTLSPLEVKEILSQTATEMEGYETWEVGAGYVNAYQAVKLALENK, from the coding sequence ATGAAAAAGTTCTTGTTTTTAACTTTAAGTCTTCTTATCACTTTAGGAGTAGGCTTGAAGTTCACCGTTCAAAGTCAGGCAACGGATCTAAATGAAAGCAAGATTGATGAAAACTTACTTGGAATACTCGATGAGACAGATCGTCCAGTAGAGGTAATCATCGCTTTCAATGAATCCGAGCAAGAAAAGCGGATGTCCTTACTTGAAAACCTTTCAATTGAGACAGCTGTTGTATTCAATGAATTGCCGATGGCGGGAGCCCTTGTTACAAAGCAACATATAGAGGAACTCTCCCATTTAGATTCTGTAAGGTCGGTATATTTTAATAAGTCTTTAGAGTACGAGAATGATGATTCGACCGATTTGACAGGTGTAAATGAAGTCAGAACGGATAGCGAATTTCAAAAGAGTAATGACGGTTTACCTATTACCGGAAAAGATGTAGGTGTAGTGGTTAATGACAGTGGAGTTGACGGGACTCATGAGGATCATAAATTAGGGAGCAATTTAGTACAGAATGCCGTGGGATCCCTTAACCTTAACTCAACCGTAGGGATTTTCCCAGTTACTTACGTGGAGGATGTACCAAATTCAGATTCCAGCTCCGGTCATGGGACACATGTTTCTGGTACGGTCGGAGGTACTGGTGCAAAGTCAGGTGGTAAATATGAAGGTGTAGCACCTGGTGCGAATCTAGTCGGATATGGCTCTGGGGCAGCAATTGCTATGCTCGATATACTCGGTGGTTTCGATTATGCCTTAACTCACCAAAGAGAATACAATATCCGTGTCATCACGAATTCATGGGGAGATACAGGCGATGCTGGAAACCCGTTTGACCCGGAAGACCCGGTTAATATCGCAACGAAAAAATTATATGACCGTGGAATTTTGACTGTCTTCTCTGCGGGTAACTCTGGGCCCGATGCGGATAGCATTTCAGGGAATTACAAGAAAGCACCATGGGTCGTAACTGTAGCTGCTGGAAAGAAAAATGGTGAACTCACGGATTTCTCTTCAAGAGGTGCGGAAGATGGTGGAGGCACTGAAATGGTCGATGGTGAAGCATGGGAATGGGTCGACCAACCTACAGTGACAGCTCCCGGCGAAAATATTATATCCACACGTGTAATCGGAACGCTTTCTGCATTATCGGCGACAGACGACGCTGAATTCATCTCACCTGCTCATCTACCCTATTACACAACAATGAGTGGTACATCCATGGCAGCACCACATGTTGCAGGTATCGCGGCATTATTATTTGAAGCGGACCCAACCCTATCTCCTTTAGAGGTGAAAGAGATTCTATCTCAAACAGCTACCGAAATGGAAGGCTATGAAACTTGGGAAGTTGGGGCGGGCTATGTGAATGCTTATCAAGCAGTCAAACTCGCTCTAGAAAATAAATAA
- a CDS encoding GAF domain-containing sensor histidine kinase, translated as MEKSLKTNTQREQLAKQYMLFITIAGWVILVFHLFNLDEPQASIYILLLFALFIGITEYYPIPVWNGFTTVNFPIVYVLYLAYDIHYAITIYALIVPIIYFLQRRPIRSIFFNPAQLVISFYLAYLVTTHLVLPSIQLTDHPIVIGSLIYTCFLIIFYSINNLLVDIVLVIRPQPYPLETWKKKIMTELNSALFSFIYGVLLYVISTEDRGQIDMFSYFFFFAPLIALSFIGSSFVRIKAERNRLKRLFHLTRDLNTYILKEDGLSEFIIRFKQYMFYDQAVLILKENDEWIMVHRDEAHTNNSNKSISLNPELFLDPLIYKNRKDQNGGPLSYLFSDEMQTFIYNPIKMEDELLGLIVVAKMRNNSFVENEQNILATVSNQLAAVLITRRLIQEKEEHSLLEERNRIARNIHDGIAQNLAAAVLQLETALKKHDNQKASRQLINQCITNLRESLFEVRNSIYTLRPPTEHQTGLIPAIHKRIEEFTNQDNNTINFRIKGKPYALSTMLERVIFDTFQESVQNSLKHSGADHIHVLLDYKDDHTLLKVKDDGRGFSLFHAMIKAEREGHFGIMQLNERAEKINGSLQINSKEGKGTEIILSVPRIETEGSK; from the coding sequence GTGGAGAAGTCTTTAAAAACAAATACGCAACGTGAGCAACTCGCCAAACAATACATGCTTTTCATCACGATTGCAGGGTGGGTCATTCTTGTTTTTCACCTTTTCAATTTAGATGAGCCACAAGCATCGATTTACATACTTTTATTGTTCGCATTATTTATAGGCATTACTGAGTACTATCCCATACCTGTATGGAATGGGTTCACAACGGTTAACTTTCCGATTGTTTATGTTCTCTATCTAGCTTACGACATTCACTATGCAATCACAATCTATGCACTTATCGTACCCATTATATATTTCTTGCAACGGCGACCTATAAGATCCATTTTTTTCAATCCGGCTCAATTAGTGATCAGTTTTTATTTGGCCTATTTAGTCACTACCCATCTAGTACTCCCTTCTATTCAATTGACTGATCACCCCATTGTAATTGGGTCATTAATTTACACCTGTTTTTTAATCATCTTTTATTCTATCAATAACCTTCTGGTTGATATCGTACTTGTCATTCGGCCTCAACCTTATCCTTTAGAGACTTGGAAGAAGAAAATTATGACTGAATTAAACAGTGCATTATTTTCTTTCATTTACGGAGTGCTTTTATATGTCATTTCCACTGAAGACAGAGGGCAAATCGATATGTTTTCATACTTCTTTTTCTTTGCACCTCTTATCGCCTTGTCCTTTATCGGTTCAAGTTTCGTACGAATAAAAGCAGAGCGCAACCGCTTGAAGAGACTTTTTCATCTAACGCGGGACTTGAATACATATATTTTAAAAGAGGATGGGCTTTCGGAATTCATTATCAGGTTCAAACAATACATGTTTTATGATCAAGCGGTTCTAATTTTGAAAGAGAACGACGAATGGATCATGGTCCATCGCGACGAAGCACACACGAATAACTCAAATAAATCCATCTCCCTAAATCCAGAATTATTCTTAGATCCACTCATATATAAGAATCGGAAGGATCAGAATGGTGGTCCTCTATCCTATTTGTTTTCTGACGAGATGCAAACATTCATTTATAACCCAATCAAAATGGAAGATGAATTATTAGGGTTAATTGTGGTTGCAAAGATGAGGAATAATAGTTTCGTAGAAAACGAGCAGAACATTCTAGCGACAGTATCCAATCAACTAGCTGCTGTACTAATTACTCGAAGGCTGATTCAAGAAAAAGAGGAGCACAGTTTGTTAGAAGAACGGAATAGAATTGCGCGAAATATTCACGATGGTATTGCACAAAATTTAGCGGCAGCAGTGCTTCAGCTTGAAACAGCGTTGAAGAAGCATGATAACCAAAAAGCAAGTCGTCAGCTGATCAACCAATGTATAACCAACCTTAGAGAAAGTCTCTTCGAGGTTAGAAACTCTATTTACACTTTAAGACCGCCGACCGAGCATCAAACAGGCTTGATCCCTGCTATTCATAAACGTATTGAGGAATTCACCAATCAAGACAACAATACAATCAATTTCCGTATTAAAGGCAAACCATATGCGCTAAGTACTATGCTGGAACGAGTGATATTCGATACCTTTCAAGAAAGTGTCCAGAACAGTTTAAAACACAGTGGGGCTGATCATATCCATGTGTTGTTGGATTACAAAGATGACCATACCCTTCTTAAAGTAAAAGATGACGGCAGAGGATTCTCATTATTCCACGCGATGATCAAAGCTGAGAGAGAGGGTCATTTTGGGATTATGCAGTTGAATGAACGTGCAGAAAAAATTAATGGATCCTTACAAATCAATAGTAAAGAAGGAAAGGGAACTGAAATCATTTTATCTGTGCCACGAATAGAAACGGAGGGTTCTAAATGA
- the spoIIR gene encoding stage II sporulation protein R: MKYTIAIILLLIIFQVAYTETVAEPQDDYQVIPDEAIRLRILANSNSDEDQTIKRQVRDDVNEQITEWVEELTSIEDARSIIQTRLGEIEAIAQATAGQQAVSVSYGPVEFPSKVYDTFVYPGGTYEAVLIEIGDGLGDNWWCVLFPPLCFVDFADGTTVLDHDEEEQDEEPEVKFFLWEWLKKIFGALNGD; encoded by the coding sequence ATGAAATATACAATTGCCATCATTTTATTATTAATCATTTTTCAAGTAGCTTACACCGAAACTGTCGCAGAACCCCAGGACGACTACCAAGTCATCCCTGATGAAGCGATCCGATTACGAATATTAGCCAATTCGAACAGTGACGAAGATCAAACGATCAAAAGGCAAGTTCGTGACGATGTGAATGAACAGATCACCGAATGGGTCGAAGAGCTGACATCGATTGAGGATGCTCGCTCAATAATTCAAACACGCCTAGGCGAGATAGAAGCGATCGCCCAAGCTACTGCAGGTCAACAAGCAGTCTCGGTTTCTTATGGCCCAGTCGAGTTTCCTTCAAAAGTGTATGATACTTTCGTTTATCCTGGTGGAACTTATGAGGCAGTCCTTATCGAAATTGGCGACGGTCTGGGCGACAACTGGTGGTGCGTATTGTTTCCTCCATTATGCTTCGTAGACTTCGCAGACGGAACGACGGTGCTCGACCATGACGAAGAGGAGCAAGATGAAGAACCCGAAGTTAAATTCTTTCTTTGGGAGTGGTTGAAGAAAATATTCGGTGCACTGAACGGAGACTGA
- a CDS encoding low molecular weight protein arginine phosphatase, translated as MKRVLFVCTGNTCRSPMAEAVMKHKRPDLEVQSAGIFAGHGQEANPKAVEALQVQGISCDHASQPVTEELMEWADVVLTMTAHHKLTLEMDYDSFKEKVYTLKEYVRGSSEDSSLDIDDPIGLTNETYVKTLNDITKCVDRFPKDK; from the coding sequence ATGAAGCGTGTGCTATTCGTATGTACAGGTAATACGTGCCGTAGTCCGATGGCGGAGGCGGTAATGAAGCATAAACGGCCTGACCTTGAGGTTCAATCGGCTGGAATATTCGCCGGGCATGGTCAAGAAGCGAATCCTAAAGCGGTGGAAGCGCTCCAAGTGCAAGGGATCAGCTGCGATCACGCTTCACAACCGGTGACCGAAGAACTGATGGAGTGGGCGGATGTCGTCCTTACCATGACGGCCCATCACAAGCTGACACTGGAGATGGATTATGATTCGTTCAAAGAAAAAGTTTATACGTTAAAAGAATATGTGCGCGGGTCGTCCGAGGACTCTAGTCTTGATATCGATGATCCGATAGGTTTGACGAATGAGACTTACGTGAAAACATTAAATGACATCACTAAATGCGTCGATCGATTTCCGAAAGACAAATAA
- a CDS encoding TIGR01440 family protein, whose amino-acid sequence MDLEQLRQDMQKILAEWKNHSSIQAGNVFLIGCSTSEIAGEHIGSAGSGEIAEMLFEELKAFQHETGVVLAFQCCEHLNRSVVVERSVALARGWTIVSAIPHAKAGGSMAAHAFRSLDHAVLVEFVEADYGMDIGDTLIGMHLKHVAVPLRLGIKSLGQAHVTYAYTRPKLIGGERALYEK is encoded by the coding sequence ATGGACCTTGAACAATTGCGTCAAGACATGCAGAAAATTTTAGCTGAGTGGAAGAATCATTCTTCGATCCAAGCGGGAAATGTCTTTCTTATCGGGTGCTCCACAAGTGAAATTGCTGGGGAGCATATAGGATCGGCAGGAAGCGGCGAAATTGCCGAGATGCTGTTCGAAGAATTGAAAGCGTTTCAGCATGAGACCGGGGTGGTACTGGCATTCCAGTGCTGCGAGCACTTGAACCGATCGGTCGTTGTTGAGCGTTCCGTCGCCTTAGCGAGAGGATGGACAATTGTAAGCGCGATTCCTCACGCAAAAGCAGGTGGGTCAATGGCTGCTCATGCTTTTCGTTCGTTAGATCACGCAGTATTGGTTGAGTTCGTTGAAGCGGATTACGGAATGGATATCGGTGACACCCTCATCGGCATGCATCTGAAGCATGTAGCGGTGCCGTTGCGACTAGGGATCAAGTCACTCGGACAAGCTCACGTCACTTATGCGTATACTCGACCGAAATTGATTGGTGGCGAACGCGCATTGTATGAAAAATAA
- a CDS encoding manganese efflux pump MntP family protein: protein MSFQYDSFIPFILLALAVGMDAFSVSLSIGFMKKNMRPLVLFIALVGAFHVLMPFLGMTIGHMLSHKLGVIAQIVGGWMLIIIGAQMIVATVLEKNMLDQVRLAGLILIAFTVSLDSFSVGLSIGMFGVNQFAIIMMFGIVSMILAGAGIYLAKKGRFLFGKYSEAFGGAVLLVLGLQMIY from the coding sequence ATGTCATTTCAATACGATAGTTTTATACCATTTATCCTTTTAGCTCTGGCGGTCGGAATGGATGCCTTTTCCGTCAGTTTATCAATCGGTTTTATGAAAAAAAATATGCGTCCTCTCGTTTTATTCATCGCACTCGTAGGGGCTTTCCACGTCCTCATGCCTTTCCTCGGAATGACAATCGGCCATATGTTGTCTCACAAACTAGGAGTCATCGCACAAATCGTTGGGGGATGGATGTTAATCATCATCGGCGCGCAGATGATCGTAGCAACCGTTTTAGAGAAAAATATGCTCGACCAAGTTAGATTAGCTGGTCTGATCCTTATAGCATTCACCGTCAGTCTGGATAGTTTCTCAGTTGGGCTCAGCATCGGCATGTTCGGCGTCAATCAATTCGCCATCATCATGATGTTCGGAATCGTCAGTATGATCCTCGCTGGTGCCGGAATTTATTTAGCAAAAAAAGGACGCTTCCTGTTCGGAAAATACTCCGAAGCATTCGGCGGCGCTGTGTTATTAGTGTTGGGGCTACAGATGATTTATTAG